The following is a genomic window from Candidatus Methylarchaceae archaeon HK02M2.
ATGAATATGAGGTATATTCATTTATAAATTTAGATAACATTTTCCTTGTGATATTCATTCCGGAAAGATGGAGCTTCGAATGGATAGAAGCATGGTTTCCAGGGACTGTCTGGAATGTAGATGGGAAATATCCTTCAATAATGGGCGATTCTGAAGGTTATATGGGCAGGTCTACTTATGCTGAAGTAGGTGGATGTTACTATTCTGCAAGATTAGCAGCAACTGAAAAACTGAAATTTATTAAAAAGCAAGCGAAAATTTTAATGTTAAGAGAAATTCGACCAGGCTACATCTTACCTGTTGGTGTTTGGAATGTTAGAGAAAGTATAAGGCATGCCTTAAGGAAAGAACCAAAGAGGTTCTATGATTTGAAAACTACTCTTAATTATGCTTGCAAAATCCTAACAATCCCTTTTGAGAGATGGATAGAAAATAGTCATATATTAAAAGAAGCACTCTTCCAAAGGAAGATTACAGATTTCTAAGGAGTCTTTATGATTAAATATTCCACAATTAATTGTAGTGTCGCAATCTCACATAGTAAACTTCCAGGCTTGGACTATTCATTGAATCCCTACTTCGGATGTGAACATGGTTGTATCTACTGCTATAGCCCCTCTGTCTTTAGAAATAAAGAAATTGTAAAGAATTGGGGTAAGTTCGTAAAGGCAAAGATAAACATAGTAGATGTATTGTCCAAGCAGTTAAAGAAGATTCCTAAAGGTGTAGTCGGAATGAGCACAGTCACAGATCCCTATCAACCTCTCGAAGCAAAGTTACAATTGAGTAGAAGGTGCATCGAGGAACTTTCTGCGAATGAGTTTCCAATTTCAATCCAGACAAAATCTGATCTTGTTTTGAGAGACAAAGATTTGATAAAGTCAGAAGGATTTGATATTGGAGTTACCTTGATAACACTTGATAATGACTTAGCTAGAAGGTTAGGGCCAAGAACATCATCACCAGAGTCTCTTATTCAAGTTCTAGAGGAGTTGTCTGAAAGAGGAGTAGATACTTGGATATTTTACGGGCCTGTAATACCAGAGATAAATGATGGAGAAGATAATATAATTAAATTAGTTAACCTAGCGAAAAAAACAAAGAGCGAATTAATCTACGATCGACTTAACCCAAAGTTTTGGGTCCTAGATTCTATGGAACCGTTTCTTGAAAAGGAAAAGCCAGGACTTAAGTATCGTTTACCAAATCTCATTAAACAGAATTCAGAATATTGGTGTATATTTAGAGAAAAGATAGAGACAATATGTTCAAAAAAAGGTGTGCGTTGTAAGCCTGCATTTACTTAACCATTAAATTTATTATATTATTAAATTACGAAATAGATAGGTTTTTGAATTATTTAATATGTTAGCTTTATAGTATATTTTTCATTCTCAATGTGATAAAATTGGTCCATCGTATAGCTGTTCTTGATAAGGAAAGATGCCAACCAAAGAAATGTGGATTAGAATGCTATCGACTCTGTCCAGGGGTGAAGATGGGTGAAAAGACCATAATCTTTGGTGAAGATGGCAAACCTATCATAAGTGAAGAACTATGTACAGGTTGTGGCATCTGTATAAAGAAGTGCCCCTTCGATTCGATCAGGATACTCAACTTAGCAGAAGAGTTAAAGGAAGATAAAGTTCATCAATATGGCCCCAATGGTTTCAGGCTGTATAGATTACCGATCCCAAGAAATGGGGTTGTAGTAGGATTGGTCGGAAAGAACGGAATCGGAAAAACTACAGCATTAAAAATCCTTTCTGGTAACCTTAAACCAAATATGGGCCTGACAGATAATCCTCCTGATTGGGATAAGATTTTAGACCATTTTCAAGGAACAGAGCTAAAAAATTACTTTGAAAAGATATCAGCAGAAGAATTGAAAGTCTCCTTCAAACCTCAAGCGGTATATAAGCTATCTAGTGCATGGAAAGGAGATGCTTTATCTTTGCTAAAAAGGTTCGATGAAAAAGGAGAGATGGATGATTTAGTAGATAGACTCAATCTTGAAGAATCTTTATGCAAACCTAGTAAAGAGCTTAGTGGTGGTGAGCTCCAAAGGTTGGCGATAGCCATATGTGCGTTAAAGGTTGCTGACATCTACTTCTTCGATGAGCCCTCATCTTTTAATGATGTACATCAAAGGCTGAGGGTAGCTAAAGTTATATCAGATTTAGCTGAACGAGGAAAGCCTATAATACTTGTAGAGCACGATCTAACAATTCTAGATTATTTAAGCGAGTATGTTCATGTACTTTATGGTGACCCTGGGGGATATGGCGTCGTATCTGGAATCATGTCTGCAAGAGTTGGTATCAACGCGCTTCTTGATGGTTATTTACCTGCTGAAAATGTGAGATTCAGGGATGAACCTATAACTTTCGATATTTACGCTCCAATCAGTGATTCATTGCAGACACCAACTATGATAGAGTATCCAAACCTAGTAAAATCTTATTCAAGCTTTGACTTGAATGTATCACATGGCTCGATAAAGGAGGGGGAGATACTGGGAATCTTAGGTGGAAATGCACTAGGTAAGACTACATTTATGAAAATTATTGCGGGTATAGAAAAACCTGACAAAGGGATTATAGAGAGCACTGTAAAAGTATCATATAAACCACAATACCTTACTGCTGACTTTGAGGGGGACGTAAAGAGCCTTCTAGATAATGTATCGGGGGGCGAAATAGACACAAGTTTGAATCGATCTTTAATCATTAACCCATTAAATGTTCATAGGCTTTATGATAAACAAGTGACGGAGTTAAGTGGTGGAGAGTTACAAAAAGTAGCTGTTGTGTCATGCTTATTGAGGGATGCTGATATTTATGCATTAGATGAACCCTCAGCTTTTATGGATGTAGAGGATAGAATTGCTTTTGCAAAGGTAACTCAAAGATTTGTTAAAACCAAAGAAAAATCTGCCATAATCGTAGATCACGATGTTCAAATCATAGATATTGTATCTGATTCATTAATGATATTTACAGGAGAACAAGGTTTGAAAGGAGAGGTTACACCTCCAATGGTGAAGGAAAAAGGGATGAATATTTTCCTTAAAGACTTAGGTGTAACTTATAGACGAGATATCGACACTAGTAGACCGAGAGTAAATAAGCCAGATAGTAAACTAGATAGGGAACAAAAGAAGAGGAATTCTTACTATTATGTCCCAAAAACCTAGATTTTTTGTACTAGATTTTTAAACTTCATTTTAACTTGTTCAATATCCAATCCAAAATATTTTACGATATTTCCGATTTCCTTTTCATAATCTTCAGAAATGGAAACATAGAATAAAATCTCTTCAAAATTTGTATATTTTGCCTCCATCATTATCTGCTTTTGGAGGCTTTCTAAATCGAAAAGTTGTTGCAAAATTCTCATTTCTTTCTCTTTTATTGACTTCAGCTTTCTTTTCAATATATATTTCTCATAATCGATCTTTTGGAGAGTATCATATGCATTTTTTTTCGGTATACTTTGCTCAACTTCAGTCAACTCTGCTTTACCATGATCCTTTTTGTAGGCACAAAAATATGTAATCGCCTTCCATTCATCAAGATATAAGTAAATATGGGAAGCCAAACCATAAAGGTTTTTAACCAAACCTAGACTTCCATCAGAAATGTAAGAAGAGACAATTTTCTCCTTTTGGAGAAGTTTAAGATGTTTGAGAACAGCTTGTGGGCTTATTTCTAATGAACTTGAGAGTTCTGCTAAGCATCTCGGCCTTTCCATCAAGAGGTTGATCAGTCGTACTCTCGTAGTCGAACTTAGAATTTCAAGTAGCTTGCCGGAAAGTTCCATTTTGATCAGTATATATTATTGAGAAATATTTATAAGTTTAACCATAGGTTAATAACCATAGGATAAGTTATATGTTTGTGAGAAAAAAGAAGTTCCATGATATATTAGATGAATTGGACCGAGTTCTTGATGGTATGGAAGATGATATTGAAAATATGTTGAAGAATATATACGAATCTGGGTCGAAATTTCTTCCTAAACCTATAGTTTATGGATTGTCGATGAAGGTTGATCCTAATGGCGAACCTATACTAAAACTCTTTGGTGATAGAAATTTGCTAGAAGAGGGTTTTAGAGAACCGGTATACGACCAAATTATAAACAAAGATGAGGGCAAGGTAAAGCTTTTTATTGAACTTCCTGGGGTGGAGAAAAAAGACATCGAGTTAAACATTTTAGAAGATGAGGCAACAATATCAGCTATTCATAACGATATTAAGTATAAAGCAAGGATTAAGTTTAAAGCAAGTGTCGATCCAACAAGCGGATCCGCCTCTTGCCATAATGGAGTTTTAGAGGCAACATTTAAACTTAAGAATAAAAATTATAAAAGGTACACAAAAATTAAAGTAAAGTAAGGGATTGTTAAATGAGCCAACAGTACATATCTCTAAAGGTTTTAGAAGCATATACTAGAGATGTAGGTAGAGGAGTAGCAAGAATAGATTACGACACTATGGATGCCCTAGGTGCATCTACAGGAGATATTGTAGAGATTAGGAGTAAAAGGCGAACAGTGGCCAAATGCTTACCTCTTTATCCTTCAGATGAAGGTAGAGGCGTAATAAGGGTCGATGGTTTAATAAGGAACAATGCAGGGGCAGCTATCGGAGACACAGCAATTATTAAAAAGATTAAGGCTCAACCTGCTGTCAAGATAATTGTAGCACCACTAGAAGCAATTCCCCCTATTGACGAGAGATATTTAGCAGACGCTCTTGAAAGCGTCCCTGTCACTAAGGGAGATAATATAATGATCCCATATTTTGGTGGAAGATTAACTTTCCAAGTGGTTGGGATAAACCCTATGGCTGATGCTGTTCTCATAACCCAAAGAACGATTTTTGTAATATCTGAAAGGGGCGAGATACTAAGGGGCGTTCCACAAGTCACCTATGAAGACATAGGTGGTTTAAAAGATGAAATACAAAAAGTAAGAGAAATGATCGAGCTACCATTAAGGCACCCTGAAATCTTTGAAAAGTTAGGTGTAGAGGCACCTAAAGGAGTTTTGCTTTATGGTCCACCTGGAACAGGTAAAACATTACTGGCAAAGGCGGTAGCAAATGAGAGTAACGCTCATTTCATTAATATAAGTGGACCTGAGATCATGAGCAAATTTTATGGAGAGTCAGAAGCCAGACTCAGAGAGATCTTTAAAGAAGCAAGAGAGAGATCACCGACAATTGTTTTCATAGATGAGATCGATTCTATAGCCCCGAAGAGAGAGGAAGTGACTGGAGAGGTTGAGAGAAGGGTAGTGAGTCAACTGTTATCTTTAATGGACGGATTAGAAGCACGAGGGAAGGTCATAGTGATTGCAGCAACAAACAGAGAGAATGCTCTCGATCCGGCATTAAGAAGGCCTGGTAGATTCGATAGGGAAATAGAGATAAAGGTACCTGATAAGAAAGGAAGGCTCGAAATATTGCAGATTCATACTAGAAATATGCCATTGAATGAAGATGTAGACATTAAGAAGTTATCATCCGTAACACATGGATTTGTTGGTGCAGACCTTGAATATTTATGTAAAGAGGCAGCTATGAAAGCTCTGAGAAGGACACTTCCTAAGCTAAAGTTTGAAGAGAATAGGTTGCATCCTGATATTTTGAACAAACTACAAGTGATTGCTATAGATTTTGAAAATGCATTAAAGGATGTTATGCCCTCAGCAATGAGGGAAGTATTTCTAGAATCGCCTGATATTCAATGGAGTGATATAGGTGGCTTAGAGGCTGTCAAAAGAGAACTTCGAGAAGCCGTTGAGTGGCCTTTAAAGTATACAAAGCTATATGAACAGATGGGTTATAGTATGCCTAAAGGCGTCTTGCTTTACGGACCCTCTGGTACTGGAAAAACCCTTTTAGCAAAAGCTGTTGCTACTGAAAGTGAAGCTAACTTTATCAGCATAAGGGGACCAGAGCTACTTTCTAAGTGGGTAGGAGA
Proteins encoded in this region:
- a CDS encoding winged helix-turn-helix domain-containing protein; translated protein: MERPRCLAELSSSLEISPQAVLKHLKLLQKEKIVSSYISDGSLGLVKNLYGLASHIYLYLDEWKAITYFCAYKKDHGKAELTEVEQSIPKKNAYDTLQKIDYEKYILKRKLKSIKEKEMRILQQLFDLESLQKQIMMEAKYTNFEEILFYVSISEDYEKEIGNIVKYFGLDIEQVKMKFKNLVQKI
- a CDS encoding CDC48 family AAA ATPase → MSQQYISLKVLEAYTRDVGRGVARIDYDTMDALGASTGDIVEIRSKRRTVAKCLPLYPSDEGRGVIRVDGLIRNNAGAAIGDTAIIKKIKAQPAVKIIVAPLEAIPPIDERYLADALESVPVTKGDNIMIPYFGGRLTFQVVGINPMADAVLITQRTIFVISERGEILRGVPQVTYEDIGGLKDEIQKVREMIELPLRHPEIFEKLGVEAPKGVLLYGPPGTGKTLLAKAVANESNAHFINISGPEIMSKFYGESEARLREIFKEARERSPTIVFIDEIDSIAPKREEVTGEVERRVVSQLLSLMDGLEARGKVIVIAATNRENALDPALRRPGRFDREIEIKVPDKKGRLEILQIHTRNMPLNEDVDIKKLSSVTHGFVGADLEYLCKEAAMKALRRTLPKLKFEENRLHPDILNKLQVIAIDFENALKDVMPSAMREVFLESPDIQWSDIGGLEAVKRELREAVEWPLKYTKLYEQMGYSMPKGVLLYGPSGTGKTLLAKAVATESEANFISIRGPELLSKWVGESERGVREVFRRARQASPCIIFFDEIDSLAPIRGMGGDSMVTERVVSQLLTELDGIRSLTNVVVLAATNRIDMVDPALVRAGRFDKLVQIPVPDKAARKAILEIHAKEKPIHDVDFNWVVDATDGFSGADLAAVINTAVSLSIQEYIGKYSKPEDANEHIDEAIVVSKHIEEAIKKVRNSKEGKIRERVTVPYYR
- a CDS encoding ribosome biogenesis/translation initiation ATPase RLI, translating into MVHRIAVLDKERCQPKKCGLECYRLCPGVKMGEKTIIFGEDGKPIISEELCTGCGICIKKCPFDSIRILNLAEELKEDKVHQYGPNGFRLYRLPIPRNGVVVGLVGKNGIGKTTALKILSGNLKPNMGLTDNPPDWDKILDHFQGTELKNYFEKISAEELKVSFKPQAVYKLSSAWKGDALSLLKRFDEKGEMDDLVDRLNLEESLCKPSKELSGGELQRLAIAICALKVADIYFFDEPSSFNDVHQRLRVAKVISDLAERGKPIILVEHDLTILDYLSEYVHVLYGDPGGYGVVSGIMSARVGINALLDGYLPAENVRFRDEPITFDIYAPISDSLQTPTMIEYPNLVKSYSSFDLNVSHGSIKEGEILGILGGNALGKTTFMKIIAGIEKPDKGIIESTVKVSYKPQYLTADFEGDVKSLLDNVSGGEIDTSLNRSLIINPLNVHRLYDKQVTELSGGELQKVAVVSCLLRDADIYALDEPSAFMDVEDRIAFAKVTQRFVKTKEKSAIIVDHDVQIIDIVSDSLMIFTGEQGLKGEVTPPMVKEKGMNIFLKDLGVTYRRDIDTSRPRVNKPDSKLDREQKKRNSYYYVPKT
- a CDS encoding radical SAM protein; translation: MIKYSTINCSVAISHSKLPGLDYSLNPYFGCEHGCIYCYSPSVFRNKEIVKNWGKFVKAKINIVDVLSKQLKKIPKGVVGMSTVTDPYQPLEAKLQLSRRCIEELSANEFPISIQTKSDLVLRDKDLIKSEGFDIGVTLITLDNDLARRLGPRTSSPESLIQVLEELSERGVDTWIFYGPVIPEINDGEDNIIKLVNLAKKTKSELIYDRLNPKFWVLDSMEPFLEKEKPGLKYRLPNLIKQNSEYWCIFREKIETICSKKGVRCKPAFT